In the genome of Rhopalosiphum padi isolate XX-2018 chromosome 1, ASM2088224v1, whole genome shotgun sequence, the window AGATACAGATGAatggaatataatttattctattaaatattaataattgtacactgatatttatattattaattgataaaaatatattttgcaaacaataattgtttattaattatttattaacatccattattttattttcaagatcaaacaaattattgtaactGACCATAACATCACAGATATCTTTATGAGAATATTCATAAGATAATAATgttgaacaatttaaaagtcAGTGAAAAAACGCTAAACTAATTAGCAATCGTTAAAAACCATACACGATACAAGtcttattaaacttatattgtGAATTTTGTCATTTTCCTCTGAaaagtatataaacaataattatgattatcgtcaaatacaatatagataatactgcaaattaacaatttcaaaactataaatGCAGTTATAgactacaattataatttattaaaaataaataacggtattataaagaaaaaaaaactttataacaacataaaattaaagtatacacGTTTCAAATTGTAATCGTTATAAACAGCCAAGTATATCTCATTATACATAAATGAGcaaattatatgaatacattATCTAAATTTATTGTCAACCTTTGTTTACAATAATGACAAATGGATGTCAGTATGTCAAAGTTAATATGCATTTCTATAAATGCATGTTACAGAAACCTATCACAatgaaattttgatttaaaaaataaattacatagtataccaaaataaaaaaaaatggaatatttaagctatttcgttttttttttcttttttatcagataaataattatagttaataaatcttGAAAGTTGGATCACTTGAGCTACTTCATTTGTTGCATGGCAAGCGAACAAAAGCATATTACGCGGTTGGACTTTCCATGCAAACCTCATGAATGCCATTGAATATAAGCATAATGCtgttgaaaacataataaattattacaactaaaatacaaaattaaattaaaaataaatttattacctCCAGTCATTTTACCGCTTATTAATTCTGGATCTTTTCTAACATCCGATAGTGCTGCTATTGGTATACCCCAATTTGCTATTGGACCCCAAAAATGagtactaaaataatacaaaaaagcatacttattatttaaattgcattcataacttattaaaacaattaaataatttttacctcATTAAATAAGTACGGAATTCTTTACTTTTGATTTGTTCAAACAATTTCTTACCCATGGAagccatattattttgtacttaatgattttaaaaatatatgagaaatatatactttataactcGAAAAAGTCTTATGTTTTGAAGGTTAAACTAATGAGTGATTAGtgaaactaataatattcaattgaaaaaaaaatttattggaaGTCCTAGAGGTCAACGTCTGGGTTCAGAACTTAGACCTATagaataaaaactgaaaacaattttttctgtTAAACAATGATAAGGCTTATAAGATAGATTTGTTACTTGGTGGTTGacgataacaaatattttaggtatttacaATTGTATTACACAATTTTACTCCATGATACGCATGATAAAATATGACGTCACAATTCCAAAATCTTATCAACTgagtaaactataatatag includes:
- the LOC132931502 gene encoding mitochondrial pyruvate carrier 1, with amino-acid sequence MASMGKKLFEQIKSKEFRTYLMSTHFWGPIANWGIPIAALSDVRKDPELISGKMTGALCLYSMAFMRFAWKVQPRNMLLFACHATNEVAQVIQLSRFINYNYLSDKKEKKNEIA